In a single window of the Osmerus eperlanus chromosome 4, fOsmEpe2.1, whole genome shotgun sequence genome:
- the prickle3 gene encoding prickle planar cell polarity protein 3, with the protein MFTRGSKKRRSNRSEEEDPDRGQPCMRCGDQCPGFRMHGWRKICVHCKCVREEHAVRPVPGQLERMMMKLVSDFQRHSISDDDSGCASEEYAWVPPGLKPEQVYQYFSCIPEDRVPYVNSPGERYRIKQLLHQLPAHDSEPQYCNSLLEEEKKELRLFSQQRKRENLGRGIVRLFPVTMTGAICQQCGRQICGGDIAVFASRAGHGTCWHPQCFQCASCSELLVDLIYFYQDGQIYCGRHHAERLKPRCQACDEIILADECTEAEGRHWHMKHFCCFECEAALGGQRYIMRESRPYCCSCYESLYAEYCDTCGEHIGIDQGQMTYEGQHWHAAETCFCCARCRLPLLGRPFLPRGGLIFCSRPCSLGEDPDNSDSCDSALQSRPLQHRRCETADKIQQPQRSSPQQPPEAAIIPSVSGKDCRHTARENRGVHCSTRLPNGVPPLNGHPNPTGSYSPSPHCHSANGWGPPWPGDQSHSMHLGITQPVSSLEFLEELDGYTGLLSNSLTSRGTSTAKDCRNWVERNGQFMKELPLQRNSLPAQESLLSPADLPPVSPTLPPPLPIKSRETAPGAPPSLPHTEPSLPDPPPQSGRSGTARVSFREPISCSYSLDEEEEEEHEEEQANGEEERGEEAEDMEGGFGQNLRLQKGIPPQLDLLDGSYHHRSLRRGLNRGRMSSDSPLHLGTEKRFRHSRRDRPRLDTLDWKGERERGSMACTDPSSLTLQPGQYKHEDSCSTCSSSSESEEEGYFLGQRIPLPPQLRRPASDDGDREGEREGEKDWGLRNSFRRRRRTSSLGAKDKDKNCAIS; encoded by the exons ATGTTCACGCGTGGATCTAAAAAGCGACGGTCGAATCGCTCG gaggaagaggacccaGACCGAGGGCAGCCGTGCATGCGCTGTGGAGACCAGTGTCCAGGCTTCCGCATGCATGGATGGAG GAAGATCTGTGTGcattgtaagtgtgtgcgtgaggagcATGCTGTGCGTCCTGTGCCTGGTCAGCtggagaggatgatgatgaagctGGTGTCTGACTTCCAGAGACACTCCATCTCCGACGACGACTCTGGCTGTGCCTCCGAGGAGTACGCCTGGGTCCCCCCGGGCCTCAAACCTGAGcag GTGTATCAGTACTTCAGCTGCATCCCAGAGGACAGGGTGCCCTATGTGAACAGTCCAGGGGAGAGGTACCGCATCAAACAGCTGCTCCACCAGCTGCCAGCCCATGACAGTGAG ccccAGTACTGTAActccctgctggaggaggagaagaaggagctgCGTCTGTTCAgccagcagaggaagagagagaacctGGGCCGGGGCATCGTCAGGCTCTTCCCTGTCACCATGACCGGGGCCATCTGTCAGCAG TGTGGCAGGCAGATCTGTGGCGGGGACATTGCGGTGTTCGCCAGTCGGGCGGGGCACGGGACCTGCTGGCACCCTCAGTGTTTCCAGTGTGCCTCCTGCAGCGAACTGCTGGTTGACCTCATCTACTTTTACCAGGACGGGCAAATCTACTGTGGCCGGCACCACGCTGAGAGGCTCAAACCCCGTTGCCAGGCCTGCGACGAG aTCATACTAGCAGATGAATGTACAGAAGCAGAGGGCAGACACTGGCACATGAAGCACTTCTGCTGTTTCGAGTGTGAGGCGGCGCTGGGCGGCCAGCGCTACATCATGAGAGAGAGCCGGCCCTACTGCTGCTCCTGCTACGAGTCTCTCTACGCAGAGTACTGCGACACGTGTGGGGAACACATTG GTATAGACCAAGGTCAGATGACCTACGAGGGCCAACACTGGCACGCTGCTGAGACGTGTTTCTGCTGTGCCCGCTGTCggctccccctgctgggccGGCCCTTCCTCCCACGGGGGGGCCTCATCTTCTGCTCCCGGCCCTGCTCCCTGGGGGAGGACCCTGACAACTCCGACTCCTGCGACTCGGCCCTGCAGAGCCGGCCTCTGCAGCACCGGCGCTGTGAGACGGCAGACAAGATCCAGCAGCCACAGCGCAGCTCCCCTCAGCAGCCACCAGAGGCCGccatcatcccctctgtctctgggaaAGATTGCAGACATACTGCTAGGGAAAACCGAG GAGTCCACTGCTCTACTCGGCTCCCAAATGGAGTTCCCCCACTCAATGGGCATCCTAACCCCACTGGCTCCTACTCTCCCTCGCCCCACTGTCACTCAGCCAATGGCTGGGGGCCGCCGTGGCCTGGCGACCAATCACATAGCATGCACCTTGGAATCACACAACCAGTCAgcagtctggagtttctggaagAGCTGGATGGTTACACTGGCCTCTTGTCCAACAGTCTGACCTCCAGAGGGACGTCTACAGCTAAGGACTGCAGGAACTGGGTGGAGAGGAACGGCCAGTTCATGAAAG AGCTCCCTCTTCAGAGGAACAGCCTGCCTGCCCAGGAAAGCCTTCTCAGCCCTGCCGACCTgccccctgtctcacccactcttccaccccctctccccatcaaGTCACGCGAGACAGCCCCTGGTGCCCCACCAAGTCTTCCCCATACAGAGCCCAGCCTCCCTGACCCTCCTCCCCAATCAGGGCGCAGCGGCACTGCCAGGGTTAGCTTTCGGGAGCCAATCAGTTGCAGCTACTCtttggatgaggaggaagaagaggagcatGAGGAAGAACAAGCaaatggagaggaggagcgaggagaggaggcggaggacaTGGAGGGTGGTTTTGGGCAGAATCTCCGCCTCCAGAAGGGAATTCCCCCTCAGTTGGACCTCCTAG ATGGGTCATACCACCATCGTAGTTTGCGGCGTGGGTTGAATCGTGGTCGCATGTCCTCggactcccccctccacctgggcACCGAGAAACGTTTCCGCCACTCTCGGCGTGACCGACCCCGACTGGACACGCTGGactggaagggggagagggagaggggctccATGGCCTGCACAGACccgtcctccctcaccctccagccTGGCCAGTACAAACACGAAGACTCCTGCTCCACCTGCTCCTCTTCGTCCGAATCAGAGGAGGAGGGCTACTTCCTGGGGCAGCgcatccccctgcccccccagctcCGCAGGCCCGCGTCAGACGACGGAgatagggagggggaaagggaaggagagaaggactgGGGTTTGAGAAACAGTtttaggagaaggaggaggaccagCAGCCTCGGAGCAAAGGATAAAGACAAGAACTGTGCTATCTCCTAA
- the fam110a gene encoding protein FAM110A yields MSVDTLQPHLRRPLKAAAPPNRLPIKRPAVAAAAQPAGRKQTAVERLEADKAKYVKSQGALTKQQPIRPTTMCKPMLSPRTDLRPTRRTPLPCSSPQQGGAPLDLKHLSNLINGVNDVTLSPTTDDTEESQAPNFTPSSPTCPSLLSVRGEVGEGTPCSPCLDWSGTTKMKMQAPGPVKGEPPGSAGSPTAVTVRRVDVIPHSGPGLRTTSRLQQQVRQPLQPMPLHPHLPLNIVASRLRLLHLRTAPGSSPLKPVCGPPTHTVFPPAAALLSSDPLVLPPPSPAVTRQSSSSSRKRPSLTRSKSDMSDRFSRAGTDLERFFNLCGLDPTELQVLAGPASDIVSIARLRSASAPGSECAGTGREDEEEEEEVTERTPYGVSVIERNARVIKWLYGLRQAKDSARSTNM; encoded by the coding sequence atgtCTGTGgacaccctccagccccacctcagACGGCCGCTGAAGGCTGCAGCTCCTCCCAACCGTCTGCCTATCAAGAGGCCAGCGGTGGCAGCGGCAGCACAGCCAGCCGGCCGTAAGCAGACTGCCGTGGAGAGGCTAGAAGCAGACAAGGCCAAGTATGTCAAGAGTCAGGGGGCCCTCACCaagcagcagccaatcagaccaACCACCATGTGTAAGCCCATGCTGTCCCCGAGGACAGATCTGCGCCCCACTCGAAGaacccccctgccctgctccagcccCCAGCAAGGGGGCGCCCCCCTGGACCTGAAACACCTGAGTAACCTGATCAATGGGGTGAATGACGTAACCCTGTCCCCTACCACAGATGACACAGAGGAAAGCCAGGCCCCCAACTTTACTCCTAGCAGCCCCACCTGCCCCTCGCTTTTATCTGTCAGGGGGGAAGTAGGGGAGGGGACGCCTTGCTCACCCTGTCTAGACTGGTCTGGCACAACTAAGATGAAGATGCAAGCCCCTGGCCCAGTGAAGGGGGAGCCTCCTGGCTCTGCTGGCTCTCCCACTGCAGTGACTGTACGGAGAGTAGATGTCATTCCCCACTCTGGGCCAGGCCTGAGGACAACCTCCAGACTACAGCAGCAGGTCCGCCAGCCTCTCCAGCCCATGCCTTTACACCCTCACTTGCCACTCAACATTGTTGCTTCACGCCTGCGTCTCTTGCATCTCAGGACAGCCCCTGGCTCTTCTCCTTTGAAACCTGTCTGTggtccacccacccacactgtCTTTCCCCCTGCTGCTGCCctgctctcctcagaccccctggtactcccccccccctccccggctgTCACCCGTCAgtcttcctccagctccagaaAGCGGCCTTCCCTCACACGCTCCAAGTCAGACATGAGCGACAGGTTTTCCCGGGCCGGGACGGACCTGGAGCGCTTCTTCAACCTGTGTGGTCTGGACCCAACAGAGCTGCAAGTGTTGGCCGGACCCGCCTCTGACATTGTGTCCATTGCCCGTCTCCGAAGTGCCAGTGCCCCGGGGTCCGAGTGTGCAGGCACTGGtcgggaggatgaagaggaggaagaagaggtcaCAGAGCGGACACCGTATGGAGTGTCTGTCATTGAGAGGAATGCCAGGGTGATCAAATGGCTCTATGGCCTCCGTCAGGCTAAAGACAGTGCTAGGAGCACCAACATGTAG